A genomic stretch from Terriglobus sp. RCC_193 includes:
- a CDS encoding thioredoxin domain-containing protein, translated as MSEIVANALSSSSSSYLRSAMHQPVQWLPWGPEAFERALAEDKPVLLDVGAVWCHWCHVMDRESYEDAETAALINEHFIAVKVDRDERPDVDTRYQAAVAAISGQGGWPLTAFLTPDGRPYFGGTYFPPEERYGRPSFRRVLMTMAASYQNQRDDVFESASSVMEAIEQGETFSGAMSNLERDGAGIALLHRMVDSALKLFDPVHGGFGSEPKFLHPGALSMLTDAASRGEANAAQSAEAVLTTLKKMARGGIYDQLGGGFHRYSVDERWIVPHFEKMSYDNSEMLRSYCHAFQTFADAECAAAARGIVQWMDEWLCDREHGGFYASQDADQSLDDDGNYFTWSRAEAAEVLTPEELKFAEVYYDIGAVGDMHHDSSRNVLFRPMTLEKAAEHAGVDAALAPMMLKMVRAKLYQARLKRPMPLIDRTLYTGWNAMCISAFVTAGRALQMPKAIAFAKKSLDRVLAAALQDGAVSHVVAYAESAQSAQRVPGVLDDAVFLAHACLDVWETCGEQAYYVAAEQIAETLLRRFYDGRGGGFYDTPSDAAELIGALITRRKPIQDAPTPAGNPAAAMLLLRLHELSGKQMYRDNALETLETFAGIVEHFGLYAATFALALGRLSRPPVQVVIVGDGEEAARLELIALAPFAVNRAVIRVKREQMDALPPALMETVAKMPREDGVYALVCSGMTCHPPIRDVEEFVTALNA; from the coding sequence ATGTCTGAAATCGTTGCAAACGCGCTTTCCTCCTCGTCTTCGTCGTATCTGCGCTCCGCTATGCATCAGCCCGTGCAATGGCTTCCATGGGGGCCGGAGGCTTTTGAACGTGCACTGGCGGAGGACAAGCCGGTGTTGCTGGATGTGGGTGCGGTGTGGTGCCACTGGTGCCATGTGATGGACCGCGAATCATATGAAGATGCGGAGACCGCGGCGCTCATCAACGAGCACTTCATTGCGGTGAAGGTGGACCGTGATGAACGGCCGGATGTGGACACGCGTTATCAGGCGGCGGTGGCTGCAATCAGCGGCCAGGGCGGATGGCCGCTTACGGCGTTTCTTACGCCGGATGGGCGGCCTTACTTTGGCGGCACGTATTTTCCGCCGGAAGAGCGCTACGGACGCCCTTCGTTTCGGCGTGTGTTGATGACGATGGCAGCTTCGTATCAGAACCAGCGCGACGATGTTTTTGAGTCTGCATCAAGTGTGATGGAGGCGATTGAACAGGGCGAAACGTTCTCCGGCGCGATGAGCAATCTGGAACGCGATGGGGCAGGGATTGCATTGCTGCATCGCATGGTGGATTCAGCGTTGAAGCTATTTGATCCGGTGCATGGCGGCTTTGGATCGGAGCCAAAGTTTCTTCATCCTGGAGCGCTTTCGATGCTGACGGATGCGGCGTCGCGCGGTGAAGCGAATGCAGCGCAGAGTGCCGAAGCGGTGCTGACGACCCTGAAGAAGATGGCGCGCGGTGGTATCTACGATCAGCTTGGAGGCGGGTTCCATCGGTACTCAGTGGATGAGAGATGGATCGTGCCGCACTTCGAGAAGATGAGTTATGACAACTCCGAAATGCTTAGGAGTTACTGCCATGCCTTTCAGACGTTTGCGGATGCGGAGTGTGCGGCAGCGGCGCGCGGCATTGTGCAGTGGATGGATGAATGGCTGTGCGACCGTGAGCATGGTGGGTTTTATGCTTCGCAGGATGCAGACCAGTCATTGGATGATGATGGCAACTACTTCACATGGTCGCGCGCAGAGGCTGCGGAAGTTCTAACGCCGGAAGAATTGAAATTCGCTGAAGTGTATTACGACATTGGCGCGGTGGGCGATATGCATCACGATTCTTCGCGCAATGTGTTGTTCCGTCCGATGACGCTGGAGAAGGCTGCGGAACATGCGGGTGTGGATGCGGCGCTGGCGCCGATGATGTTGAAGATGGTGCGCGCGAAGCTGTACCAGGCGCGGTTGAAGCGGCCTATGCCGTTGATTGATCGCACGCTGTACACGGGATGGAACGCGATGTGCATCTCCGCGTTTGTGACCGCGGGGCGCGCGTTGCAGATGCCGAAGGCGATTGCGTTTGCGAAGAAGTCGCTGGATCGCGTGCTGGCTGCTGCGCTGCAGGATGGTGCGGTTTCGCATGTGGTGGCGTATGCCGAGTCAGCGCAGAGTGCGCAGCGTGTGCCGGGTGTGCTGGATGATGCTGTCTTCCTTGCGCACGCTTGCCTGGATGTGTGGGAGACGTGTGGAGAGCAGGCGTATTACGTTGCTGCCGAGCAGATTGCGGAGACGCTGTTGCGGCGCTTCTATGACGGTCGCGGTGGCGGATTCTATGACACGCCATCAGATGCGGCGGAATTGATTGGTGCGCTGATCACGCGGCGTAAACCGATTCAGGATGCGCCTACGCCTGCTGGTAATCCTGCGGCTGCGATGTTGTTGTTGCGTCTGCATGAGTTGAGCGGGAAGCAGATGTATCGTGACAATGCGCTGGAGACGCTGGAGACTTTCGCGGGCATTGTGGAGCACTTCGGTTTGTATGCCGCGACGTTTGCGCTGGCGCTGGGGCGGCTTTCGCGTCCGCCGGTGCAGGTGGTGATTGTGGGCGATGGAGAGGAAGCCGCGCGGTTGGAGTTGATTGCGCTGGCGCCGTTTGCGGTGAATCGTGCGGTGATTCGCGTGAAGCGGGAGCAGATGGATGCGTTGCCGCCTGCGTTGATGGAGACGGTGGCGAAGATGCCTCGTGAGGATGGTGTGTATGCGTTGGTTTGCAGCGGTATGACTTGTCATCCGCCGATACGTGATGTGGAGGAGTTTGTTACGGCGCTCAACGCTTAG
- a CDS encoding TolC family protein, producing MKAGTLQGAAGVALLFMGTLGQDVALAQAGQQQAPPAGVPANAATTPAAPQAQQITTTGTPGIPQAPEPAHPGPLFLRETGKDYSNLKSHWKNPIAPYTATDYNAPRLSNTPHLNDLLRDGKVYLSLSDAVLLALENNFDIEIARINLDIADTDILRAKAGSTLRGVSTGLVTNTLGGTSSTVTGGGGPGGTTTSSGGSGTGASGLVLSTNGGGPVPLNRDPLVTGTLQYESAIAPGGTSIFNPNSTTTDTATYNFGYQQGFLTGTQLNVSFTNSRVTSTSFLSAYTPQFNSNFKATVTQNLLQGFGPWIQGRFVVQAKINRRITDSAFRQQLIYTITQVESIYWNLVSAYEDVQAKTRALEQSTKLAADNRRQLEIGTLAPLDVVNSDQAVSTDRQSLVTSQSNLEYQQLVMKQAIVRDLNDPQLATAPVVPTDRVSLDRLPEEDTPIEDLVKQAYVNNPSIEQAVLNMQTNKITIRAEKNGLLPTLNAYAFYGGTGIAGTANPASSACTNNPTLPNCGLGNYGAYGTAFSGAFNNSAPDRGVGATLSIPIRNRPAQADQARSQMEYRQAQMRLQQLYTQTRIQVINGQYALTNDRASVVAAQATRDYQAQALEAEQKRFRLGASTTANVLQQERNLATAENTLITATAVYARDRASLQQLLANTLERYNINLEQAASGTMSNAPVIPGLTAPKDPEAPKPLTNTPPPLPPFQTPQQK from the coding sequence GTGAAAGCAGGAACATTGCAGGGAGCGGCCGGAGTTGCGCTGCTTTTCATGGGAACACTTGGCCAGGATGTGGCGTTGGCGCAGGCTGGACAACAGCAGGCCCCCCCGGCGGGTGTGCCGGCAAACGCTGCCACGACACCAGCCGCCCCCCAGGCGCAGCAGATAACCACGACTGGCACACCGGGCATTCCGCAGGCTCCTGAACCGGCGCATCCGGGACCGTTGTTTCTGCGTGAGACGGGCAAGGATTACAGCAACCTGAAGAGCCATTGGAAGAATCCGATTGCGCCTTACACGGCTACGGATTACAATGCTCCACGGCTTAGCAACACGCCGCACCTGAATGACCTGCTGCGTGACGGGAAGGTGTACCTGAGCCTTTCCGACGCGGTGCTGCTGGCGCTGGAAAATAACTTCGACATTGAGATTGCCCGTATCAACCTGGACATTGCAGATACCGATATCCTGCGCGCCAAGGCAGGAAGTACGCTGCGCGGTGTGTCCACCGGCCTGGTGACGAATACGCTGGGCGGAACCTCATCCACCGTAACGGGTGGTGGTGGTCCTGGCGGTACGACAACTTCGTCGGGTGGTTCCGGTACCGGTGCTTCCGGCCTTGTGCTTTCGACCAATGGCGGCGGTCCTGTGCCGCTGAACCGTGACCCTCTGGTGACGGGCACGCTGCAGTACGAGAGCGCGATCGCACCCGGTGGTACGAGCATCTTCAATCCGAATTCCACGACGACCGATACTGCGACGTATAACTTCGGCTACCAGCAGGGATTCCTGACCGGCACGCAGCTCAATGTGAGTTTCACAAACTCGCGTGTGACTTCGACTTCGTTCCTGAGCGCTTACACGCCGCAGTTCAACTCGAACTTCAAGGCAACTGTGACGCAGAACCTGCTGCAGGGCTTTGGCCCCTGGATCCAGGGGCGCTTCGTGGTCCAGGCGAAGATTAATCGTCGCATCACGGATTCGGCCTTCCGTCAGCAATTGATCTATACCATCACGCAGGTGGAGAGCATCTACTGGAACCTGGTGAGTGCGTATGAAGACGTACAGGCGAAGACGCGCGCACTGGAACAGTCCACGAAACTGGCAGCCGATAATCGCCGCCAGCTTGAGATTGGAACGCTGGCACCGCTGGATGTGGTGAACAGCGATCAGGCTGTGAGCACAGATCGTCAATCGCTGGTGACCTCGCAGTCAAACCTGGAGTATCAGCAACTGGTGATGAAGCAGGCGATTGTGCGTGATCTTAACGATCCGCAGCTTGCAACCGCTCCGGTGGTTCCAACGGACCGCGTCAGCCTGGATCGTCTGCCGGAAGAAGATACGCCGATAGAAGACCTGGTGAAGCAGGCTTACGTGAACAATCCATCGATTGAGCAGGCCGTGCTCAACATGCAGACCAATAAAATCACAATTCGCGCAGAAAAGAATGGTCTGCTGCCGACGCTGAATGCGTATGCCTTCTACGGCGGCACGGGTATTGCCGGTACGGCAAATCCTGCCAGCTCTGCATGTACGAACAATCCCACGCTGCCGAACTGCGGTCTTGGTAACTATGGCGCGTATGGGACAGCGTTCTCTGGCGCATTCAACAATAGCGCTCCCGATCGGGGCGTGGGTGCAACGCTGAGCATTCCTATCCGCAACCGTCCGGCGCAGGCTGATCAGGCGCGTTCGCAGATGGAATATCGCCAGGCACAGATGCGTTTGCAGCAGCTGTACACTCAGACGCGCATCCAGGTGATCAACGGTCAGTACGCGTTGACCAATGATCGCGCCTCCGTAGTGGCTGCGCAGGCCACGCGCGACTACCAGGCACAGGCGTTGGAAGCAGAACAGAAGCGCTTCCGGCTGGGTGCATCGACGACTGCCAATGTGTTGCAGCAGGAACGTAACCTGGCAACGGCAGAGAATACATTGATTACAGCAACGGCTGTGTATGCGCGTGACCGCGCATCGCTGCAGCAACTGCTGGCTAATACGCTGGAGCGCTACAACATCAACCTGGAGCAGGCTGCTTCCGGCACGATGAGCAATGCGCCGGTGATTCCCGGATTGACGGCACCAAAGGATCCGGAAGCGCCGAAGCCGCTGACCAACACGCCACCACCGTTGCCACCGTTCCAGACGCCGCAACAGAAGTAG
- the truA gene encoding tRNA pseudouridine(38-40) synthase TruA, with translation MSDPTPQPEAATHTFRLTLAYDGTDFFGWQIQPERRTIQGTLARVIRETIGEETLPQGSGRTDTGVHAFGQTVSLTLTADVPADRLHRALNRRLPSAIRILTCEAAPGFHARAGVLNKTYEYRVFPRRTPGSREERICLPHIARFAWDCRWPLQLEPMQQAATALIGTHDFSSFAARDPDRTRRAEESGEPLNNIRTIFASEWLQQDNLLIYRVTGTGFLHHMVRNIVGTCVEIGASRIPADSISAILAAKQRGAAGVTAPPQGLHMMQVVYRDHPTTEGATT, from the coding sequence ATGTCCGATCCCACGCCCCAGCCTGAAGCCGCCACACACACCTTCCGGCTCACGCTGGCTTACGACGGTACAGATTTTTTCGGCTGGCAGATCCAGCCAGAACGCCGAACCATCCAGGGCACCCTCGCCAGAGTCATCCGCGAAACCATCGGCGAAGAGACCTTGCCCCAGGGCTCCGGTCGCACTGACACCGGCGTCCACGCCTTCGGTCAGACCGTCTCCCTCACCTTAACAGCCGACGTCCCCGCAGATCGCCTTCACCGCGCGTTGAACCGGCGGCTTCCCTCTGCCATCCGCATCCTCACCTGCGAAGCGGCACCTGGCTTCCACGCCCGCGCGGGGGTCCTCAACAAAACCTATGAGTACCGCGTCTTCCCGCGCCGCACACCCGGCAGTCGCGAAGAACGCATCTGCCTGCCGCACATCGCGCGTTTCGCATGGGACTGCCGCTGGCCGCTGCAACTGGAACCCATGCAACAGGCCGCAACAGCACTCATCGGCACGCACGACTTCTCTTCCTTCGCCGCTCGCGACCCTGACCGCACGCGTCGTGCCGAAGAATCCGGCGAGCCGCTGAACAATATCCGCACCATCTTCGCCTCGGAATGGCTGCAACAAGACAACTTGCTCATCTACCGCGTCACCGGCACCGGCTTCCTGCATCACATGGTGCGCAACATCGTCGGCACCTGTGTTGAAATCGGCGCAAGCCGCATTCCCGCTGACAGCATCTCCGCCATCCTCGCCGCAAAGCAACGTGGCGCCGCCGGAGTCACCGCACCGCCGCAGGGCCTGCACATGATGCAGGTGGTCTATCGCGATCATCCAACCACAGAGGGGGCCACCACATGA
- a CDS encoding M20/M25/M40 family metallo-hydrolase, which translates to MILRDRELLPLARIAQIAQDRAVHRAFGWFHLHEPRIRAWQKECVAIPAPPFGEATRAAWFVDRMNELGLANVHIDEAGNALGLLHENDGASPVVLLSAHLDTVFAAETELDIREDESLLIGPGISDNGAGLAALLAIAAAMRHADIDPAANILFAANTGEEAEGDLRGMRHLFHTSPFASRICGSLALEGAGNETVVPRALGSRRFRVEITGPGGHAWTDSALPNPIVILAQAISELAVLKLPARPRTTLNIGEIRGGTSVTSVPQSASATFDIRSTDASQILSLEVRLYRAVEDAMLSIPRSHRNTLKAAITLIGDRPAGELAPNSRLLASIHAADRHLRLRTEERLGSTDANIPLSLGREAVAIGAGGLAGGVHTTNEWHDTRGRDLALRRVLLVLLDLCGYAGTNLADCDTETQP; encoded by the coding sequence ATGATTCTTCGCGACCGCGAACTCCTCCCCCTCGCCCGCATCGCGCAAATCGCGCAGGATCGCGCCGTGCATCGCGCCTTCGGCTGGTTCCATCTGCACGAACCGCGCATCCGCGCATGGCAGAAGGAGTGCGTTGCCATCCCCGCACCACCGTTTGGTGAAGCCACACGCGCCGCATGGTTCGTCGACCGCATGAACGAGCTCGGCCTCGCCAACGTCCACATCGACGAAGCAGGCAACGCGCTCGGTTTGCTCCACGAAAACGACGGCGCTTCCCCCGTCGTGCTGCTCTCAGCGCATCTCGACACCGTCTTCGCCGCGGAAACCGAACTCGACATCCGCGAAGACGAATCGCTCCTCATCGGCCCCGGCATTTCGGACAACGGAGCAGGACTCGCCGCACTCCTCGCTATTGCCGCCGCCATGCGCCACGCGGACATCGACCCCGCCGCCAACATTCTCTTCGCCGCCAACACCGGCGAAGAAGCCGAGGGCGACCTCCGCGGCATGCGTCATCTCTTCCACACGTCACCCTTCGCATCACGCATCTGTGGATCGCTCGCACTCGAAGGCGCGGGCAACGAAACTGTCGTCCCCCGAGCCCTTGGCAGCCGCCGCTTCCGTGTCGAAATCACCGGCCCCGGCGGCCACGCATGGACAGACTCCGCGCTGCCCAACCCCATCGTCATCCTCGCGCAGGCCATTAGCGAACTCGCCGTTCTGAAGCTTCCCGCACGCCCCCGCACCACGCTGAACATCGGCGAGATCCGCGGCGGCACATCGGTCACCTCCGTCCCGCAATCCGCCTCCGCCACCTTCGACATCCGCTCCACCGACGCCAGCCAGATCCTCTCGCTGGAGGTCCGCCTGTACCGCGCCGTCGAAGACGCCATGCTCTCCATCCCGCGCTCCCACCGCAACACCCTCAAAGCCGCCATCACACTCATCGGCGACCGCCCTGCCGGCGAACTCGCACCCAACTCGCGACTCCTCGCCAGCATCCACGCCGCCGACCGCCACCTGCGCCTCCGCACCGAAGAACGACTCGGCTCCACCGACGCCAACATTCCGCTCTCCCTCGGCCGCGAAGCAGTCGCCATCGGCGCGGGTGGCCTCGCCGGAGGCGTCCACACCACCAACGAATGGCACGACACCCGGGGCCGCGACCTCGCCCTCCGCCGAGTCCTTCTCGTTCTGCTCGACCTCTGCGGCTACGCCGGTACAAATCTCGCCGACTGCGACACGGAGACCCAGCCTTGA
- a CDS encoding DMT family transporter: protein MSSARRQSLLAHGLLLAVVAVWGATFGIVHDALRDCSPLLFVLIRMALAFAALAIFYRHEFRRMSRTTIAAGAIAGFFLATGYALQTAGLMTTTATHSAFLTGLVVVIVPILCLIPALRPTSEAPATRDRRSSEAQPTENRRPREAQTTEGRHSERSEESQQRLTPAILPNTFSQRTHTPASQSEAPATQDRHSSEAHTVEGRHPERSEGDPHSPHATPTSWEAATPLLGACGAFIGIVLLTTPANLPLTEFTHGFRIGDILSLLCAFAFSGHLLSLAHLAKKIPTSHLATLQIGFATVFLAIVTPLVEHPHLHWTGYLVFALLLCSLVATAAAFYIQSWAQQHLAASHTALLLALEPAFALLTALIFFGERLTLRSGLGATLILISLIASELLSSQPVSEQPEANAA, encoded by the coding sequence TTGAGCAGCGCTCGTCGCCAATCGCTGCTGGCCCACGGACTTTTGCTTGCAGTCGTCGCCGTCTGGGGAGCCACCTTTGGCATCGTCCACGACGCCTTGCGCGATTGCTCACCGCTCCTCTTCGTCCTCATCCGCATGGCACTCGCCTTCGCGGCACTGGCCATCTTTTACCGTCACGAATTCCGCCGGATGTCCCGCACCACCATCGCCGCCGGAGCCATCGCCGGATTCTTCCTCGCCACGGGCTACGCTCTGCAGACCGCGGGCCTTATGACCACCACGGCCACACACTCCGCCTTCCTCACCGGTCTCGTCGTAGTCATCGTCCCAATCCTCTGCCTCATCCCCGCCCTCCGCCCCACAAGCGAAGCACCTGCAACCAGAGACCGTCGCTCAAGCGAAGCTCAACCGACTGAAAACCGCCGCCCCCGCGAAGCTCAAACGACCGAAGGTCGTCATTCTGAGCGAAGCGAAGAATCCCAACAAAGGCTGACGCCAGCAATACTGCCAAACACTTTCAGCCAAAGAACCCACACACCAGCTTCGCAAAGCGAAGCACCTGCAACCCAAGACCGTCACTCCAGCGAAGCTCATACGGTCGAAGGTCGTCATCCTGAGCGAAGCGAAGGGGACCCGCATTCCCCTCACGCAACTCCAACCTCCTGGGAAGCCGCAACACCCCTCCTCGGCGCATGCGGAGCCTTCATCGGCATCGTCCTTCTCACTACACCTGCAAACCTCCCGCTCACCGAGTTCACCCACGGCTTCCGCATCGGCGACATCCTCAGTCTCCTCTGCGCCTTCGCCTTCTCCGGCCATCTTCTCTCCCTCGCGCATCTCGCAAAGAAGATCCCCACATCCCATCTCGCCACCCTGCAGATAGGCTTTGCCACCGTCTTCCTGGCCATCGTCACACCGCTCGTCGAACATCCCCATCTGCACTGGACCGGCTACCTCGTATTCGCCCTCCTGCTCTGTTCTTTGGTCGCCACGGCCGCAGCATTTTACATCCAGTCGTGGGCGCAGCAGCATCTCGCCGCCAGCCACACTGCATTACTCCTCGCACTCGAACCAGCCTTCGCTCTGCTGACCGCGCTGATATTTTTCGGAGAGCGACTTACCCTCCGCTCCGGCCTCGGCGCGACGCTCATCCTCATCAGCCTCATCGCCAGCGAATTGCTGTCATCACAACCAGTCTCTGAGCAACCCGAAGCCAACGCTGCATAA
- a CDS encoding trypsin-like peptidase domain-containing protein, with protein sequence MASNQTLSERIRNNRLATSFVLLGTLSVGVIAGSVMTGTVHGAMQQKKNDTSDATPLKIPGMVAEPNQFTKIAKEVGPAVVNINTESLPKQVTNPRNRRGNRRGGQGDDDQQQNDMQDFFNRFFGGNGQGQGDGGDDDDDQAGPMGAERHALGSGFIVDSHGYIVTNNHVVDKADRIYVKLTTDPENDPGHPARVIGVDKETDIAVIKIDVPNSLPTVKLGNSDGAQVGDWVLAIGSPFSLSQTVTAGIVSAKNRTDPSGAGSQFQKFIQTDAAINPGNSGGPLLDMSGSVVGVNTAIYTQSMGSVGVGFAVPSNTVINVYNNLISPEHKVVRGSIGISFQPGISSAVSRIYGFSKGGVLVSTVTPGGPAAKAGIKPQDVITAIDGTPVKDGDDLVSNVSPRHPGSTARLTYLRDGKESNVTVTIGDRAQTTAAMDGDSDDDSSPNAPPKPNVSQDKFGMSVQAVPAEILSRLKISGGVMITNIKPGSFADDLPLQKGDIITEVNRHATPTLPEFEATIAKLKSGDDVVFVVRPVNSRNGSSFVGGKLP encoded by the coding sequence ATGGCATCGAACCAGACCCTTTCAGAACGGATTCGCAACAACCGGCTTGCGACGTCGTTCGTGCTGCTCGGAACGCTCTCTGTCGGCGTCATCGCTGGCTCAGTGATGACCGGCACCGTTCACGGCGCAATGCAGCAGAAGAAGAACGACACCTCCGACGCAACGCCGCTGAAAATCCCCGGCATGGTTGCGGAGCCGAATCAGTTCACCAAGATCGCCAAGGAAGTGGGTCCTGCGGTCGTCAACATCAATACCGAATCGCTGCCCAAGCAGGTCACCAATCCGCGCAACCGTCGCGGAAACCGCCGCGGCGGCCAGGGCGATGACGACCAGCAGCAGAACGACATGCAGGACTTCTTCAACCGCTTCTTCGGTGGCAACGGCCAGGGCCAGGGCGATGGTGGAGATGACGATGACGATCAGGCAGGCCCAATGGGTGCCGAACGCCATGCCCTCGGCTCCGGCTTCATCGTCGATTCGCACGGCTACATCGTCACGAACAACCATGTCGTCGATAAGGCCGACCGCATCTACGTCAAGCTGACCACCGACCCCGAAAACGACCCCGGCCACCCCGCCCGCGTCATCGGTGTCGACAAGGAAACCGACATCGCCGTCATCAAGATCGATGTCCCCAACTCCTTGCCCACCGTGAAGCTCGGCAACTCCGACGGCGCACAGGTCGGCGACTGGGTGCTCGCCATCGGCAGCCCCTTCTCCCTCTCGCAGACCGTCACCGCCGGCATCGTCTCCGCCAAAAACCGCACCGACCCATCCGGCGCAGGCAGCCAGTTCCAGAAGTTCATCCAGACCGACGCAGCCATCAATCCCGGCAACTCCGGCGGTCCGCTGCTTGACATGTCCGGCTCCGTCGTCGGTGTGAACACGGCCATTTACACGCAGTCGATGGGCTCCGTCGGTGTGGGCTTCGCGGTTCCGTCCAACACCGTCATCAACGTCTACAACAACCTCATCTCGCCAGAGCATAAGGTGGTTCGTGGCTCTATCGGCATCAGCTTCCAGCCTGGCATCTCCTCCGCGGTCAGCCGCATCTACGGCTTCTCCAAGGGCGGCGTCCTGGTCTCCACCGTCACCCCCGGTGGTCCGGCAGCCAAGGCTGGCATCAAGCCGCAGGACGTCATCACCGCCATCGACGGCACCCCGGTCAAGGACGGTGACGATCTCGTCTCCAACGTCTCGCCCCGCCACCCCGGCTCGACAGCACGTCTCACCTACCTGCGCGACGGTAAGGAAAGCAACGTCACCGTTACCATCGGCGACCGCGCCCAGACCACCGCAGCCATGGACGGCGACTCCGACGACGACAGCAGCCCCAACGCCCCGCCCAAACCCAACGTCTCGCAGGACAAGTTCGGCATGTCCGTTCAGGCTGTGCCCGCTGAGATCCTCAGCCGCCTTAAGATCTCCGGCGGTGTCATGATCACCAACATCAAACCCGGCTCCTTCGCCGATGACCTGCCGCTGCAAAAGGGCGACATCATCACCGAAGTGAACCGCCACGCCACCCCGACGCTACCGGAATTCGAAGCCACGATCGCAAAGCTGAAGTCTGGCGACGACGTGGTCTTCGTAGTCCGCCCGGTCAACAGCCGTAACGGCAGCAGCTTCGTCGGTGGCAAGCTCCCGTAA